Proteins co-encoded in one Medicago truncatula cultivar Jemalong A17 chromosome 8, MtrunA17r5.0-ANR, whole genome shotgun sequence genomic window:
- the LOC25501481 gene encoding high affinity nitrate transporter 2.5, producing MNIEHPTPSTNQPQQQQKFSLPVDSENKSTIFKIHSIAKPHMLAFHLSWFSFFACFVSSFAAAPLVPIIRDNLNLTATDIGNAGVASVSGAVFARIAMGTACDLVGPRLASAALILLTSPAVYFTSIINSPTGFLLVRFFTGFSLATFVSTQFWMSSMFSTTVVGRANGFSGGWGNLGGGATQLIMPLVFSLIQDFGSTKFTAWRIAFFIPAFLQSLTAFSILIFGQDLPDGNFHGLKKSGEKEKDEISKVIYHGVLNYRGWILALTYGYCFGVELTIDNIIAEYFYDKFNLKLHTAGIIAASFGLANVFSRPGGGLLSDLMAKRFGMRGRLWCLWICQTLAGVFCVILGLVGSLSVSVVVMLIFSVFVQAACGMTFGIVPFVSRRSLGVISGMTGGGGNVGAVLTQLIFFKGSRFSKERGITLMGAMIIICTLPLFLIYFPQWGGMFFGPSSTKVTEEDYYLAEWNSKEKEKGSHHGSLKFADNSRSERGRKLNISTRPSEDVTPPQNV from the exons ATGAACATAGAACACCCAACACCATCAACAAACcaacctcaacaacaacaaaaattctcCCTCCCCGTAGATTCAGAAAACAAATCAACTATATTCAAAATCCACTCAATAGCAAAACCTCACATGCTAGCATTTCATCTATCATGGTTCTCATTCTTTGCATGCTTTGTTTCTAGCTTTGCAGCAGCACCACTTGTTCCTATAATCCGTGACAACCTTAACCTAACAGCCACGGATATAGGAAATGCCGGTGTTGCTTCTGTTTCTGGTGCTGTTTTTGCAAGAATTGCAATGGGAACAGCTTGTGATTTGGTCGGTCCTCGTCTTGCTTCTGCTGCTTTGATTCTATTGACTTCACCTGCTGTTTACTTCACTTCTATTATCAATTCTCCTACTGGTTTTCTTCTTGTGAGATTCTTTACTGGCTTTTCTTTAGCCACTTTTGTTTCTACTCAGTTTTGGATGAGTTCTATGTTTTCTACTACTGTTGTTGGAAGAGCAAATGGTTTCTCAG GTGGGTGGGGTAACCTTGGTGGAGGAGCAACACAACTCATCATGCCACTTGTGTTTTCTCTTATACAAGATTTTGGTTCAACAAAATTCACTGCATGGAGAATTGCATTTTTCATTCCTGCATTTTTGCAATCTTTAACagcattttcaattttaatatttggtCAAGATTTACCAGATGGTAATTTTCATGGTTTGAAGAAATCaggtgaaaaagaaaaagatgaaatttCAAAAGTAATTTACCATGGTGTGTTAAATTATAGAGGGTGGATATTAGCTTTGACTTATGGTTATTGTTTTGGTGTGGAGTTGACCATTGACAATATCATAGctgaatatttttatgacaAGTTTAACCTTAAACTTCACACTGCTGGAATCATTGCTGCAAGTTTTGGTTTGGCTAATGTTTTTTCTAGACCTGGAGGTGGTTTATTATCTGATTTAATGGCTAAGAGATTTGGAATGAGGGGTAGATTATGGTGTTTGTGGATTTGTCAAACATTGGCTGGTGTTTTTTGTGTGATCTTGGGACTTGTTGGATCTTTAAGTGTGTCTGTTGTTGTTATGctcatattttctgtttttgttcaAGCTGCTTGTGGAATGACTTTTGGAATTGTTCCTTTTGTCTCAAGAAG GTCCTTAGGAGTGATATCAGGAATGACAGGAGGAGGAGGAAACGTAGGAGCAGTTCTAACCCAACTAATTTTCTTCAAAGGATCAAGATTTTCAAAAGAAAGAGGAATAACACTAATGGGAGCCATGATCATAATATGCACCTTACCATTATTCTTAATCTATTTTCCACAATGGGGTGGCATGTTTTTTGGTCCATCATCTACAAAAGTCACAGAAGAAGATTACTATTTGGCTGAATGGAACTCAAAGGAGAAGGAGAAAGGGTCTCATCATGGTAGCTTGAAATTTGCTGATAATAGTAGAAGTGAAAGAGGTAGAAAATTGAACATTTCAACTAGGCCTTCTGAAGATGTTACACCACcacaaaatgtttga